In the Uranotaenia lowii strain MFRU-FL chromosome 1, ASM2978415v1, whole genome shotgun sequence genome, GATAAATCCTTTGTTAGAAATAGCAATCTGATACAAGCACtcacaaaacttatttttacaaTGCTTGAATCTGCTGAAATTCTGAAATTCCATTTCGAAATTTAgacgatttttttattaatttgtaatGATGTTGTACTGagcttcttttaattttaataggCTAATGTTTCTTGCCTAAAATATGTCTCTTAAGTCACTTTTtggaagataaaaaataaaacgtttttttcatgaaattactagataactctctggagccacttagATGCAAATGTacctaaaaattgttttattaaaccggctttaaaaaattcttcaatttttacttcgagatttgaaaatcttattCAGAATAATATCTCTATGAAGCCACTAAGCTcaaatttctcatattttttttcaagttactgAAAAATAGCCAAACAAGCGATTCTTCTACgaaattgataactttttggagCCAGTTCAATGCCAGTTTAcaacaaaaaagtgataatCAGAATTTGGATTTCATTGTTTCTTGGATTAATTGTTGAATGAAACGATGAAAAATAGAATTCAGACAGGAATTTAAACCAATCAGAAGCTTGTTTGGCATTTAACAATTGATtgatttcttccaaaaataGCCATCGTCGATTGGAATTGGATTACGTAGTGTTTTTTTCCCCCTGCAGTTTCAAACATTTAGCAACTATCCAACTTTGATTGCATTCCATCAACATTGTTGCAGttcggaaaattttcaattaagataaTCTGCCAATCTGCCGATCGTAACTTGAACCTCTGTTTTTGCACATTATTCACAACTTCCTATCGGGAGAGAGAGCTGTGTCGGCACCTTTTTCCTCTTTTACCGGATGTGGAGCAAGTGTGGAAAATGGCAAGGTGTGGGTGGCCATAAAACATGTGCCAGCTATCAAAATCCGAACACCAATCAACACATCAAAATTCGAAACAGCCAATCAATACCGTTCGTTCGTTAGTTTGGTTCGAATCTGGCTTGAACAAACCTACACATCTACCTCCTCCATACATATATTTAGCAATCGCGTTGGCAAAAACTCCGGCAGCATGTGTGTCGAATCATGGCTTTCGTTCCAACCATCATAATCATCACATCGCCGCCGTCATCATCGTCATTTGGCGAATATCGCATTCAATCCGTCAAAAGCAGAGCGCCCTTTTTTGGCTTACcggaatcatcatcatcattagtCATTCATCCATGTAAAATTTACACATAAAATCTACATCCCAATCTTCTGGGGAAAATCAACCCGTTTTTTCCTACCCTTATGTAGAGTCATATTTGTATATCACCATAAGAAAAATGGGGAAGCAGTCCTCTCCATCGATTTATGAGTAACCCACCAATTTTGGAGGAAAAGATCCACGAATACCATTCGGAAATGGTATTTTTAACCCTAAATACATCCCTCCTTGATCCGGGAAAATCCGTTccgtttttgggttttttttcctctaaattCTGTCTCTCAAGAATGACTTCTTCCACCTGTCGGTGAaccttttctgttttttttctctcttttttcggTGTATGTTTATTTGGTCACCCCTCGATTTCGGGAGAGATCGTTCTTTTTTCCCGGAAGAACATTTTCCTCGTTATTTTTGGGAAATCGATGCACTGGTCcacgttttttttccttttttctacttacaacacaatttttcgACTAATAAAAACTGAATCTAACTTTGGTAACTTTTACTTTCGGCTTTGCTCGCTTCTCCTCGAAATTTCATTCCTCAAATCATTCCGTCCTCCTTTTTGGCCATTCGGGAAAATCGTCACATTTTTGCTGTTTCAAGTATCACAAGAGATATCTACACACAATTTCACCAGCGACACCTTAATCGCGAACAAACACAAACTCATTGTAGTGATTCCAGCGATTTTCCTCGGAATCGACGCCCGGTTTCAGGTTCTCGGTTATCGAGCCGGCCGTTCCGGAACCGCAGCTACCCACGCACCGGAAGCCCCGTTCCTGCAGTAAATCGAACGCCTGCTCGATGAACACGTGCTTCAGGAAGAACCGGGCCGTGTAACGATCCGGGCCCCCATGATCCGGATCCCGGGACTCGTTCAACGTGTCCCCGAACACCTCCCGGCAGATGGCAACCCGGCCACAAACCAACAACCGTGTAATCTTCCGGAACTTCACATCGGCCAGCCCATCCCGGCCGAACTGGAAACTTCCCCGATACCCAATGGTAATCGTGCCCGGATCCTTCGTAACGGCTTCCACCATTCCACCCAACCGGTAAAACTCAGCCTCCTTCCTCAGTCGCATCCGTTCCGGGAAATCCGTTGGCATCTCAAACTTAGCCGGTTCCCTTAAGTAATCCAGCACATACCGGAACAAGGTTCCGTCCCGGTCGATGAAGAAGCGGCCCTGGGCGTCCCGGGGACAGCCGCTGGCACTTCCGCCGAATATTTCTTGGAGCCAAGAGCCGTCCTCCGATCGGAGGGTGCTCAAAGCAGTGGCGTACGGGGTGCCACCGACGTTTAGCTCGACCACAGCTGGGAAGTCATCCATTGCGATTTGCTTTTTTTGTaaggtttttaaacttttagttCACTATTTAGAAAGTTCTCACAGTTGGTTGTCTTTTGATGTTGGTTTTACTTGGTTCAGTACACTTCACTTTTTTGTGCTTCAAAAAATGCTACGGGACTGATACGAATTTCAAGATTAGTAAACAAATTGCTttgtaaaatgaatttttaaaaataatattatttgattACAATAAGAGTGGCTGAACAGACcttttaagagtttttttttcagaggcCGGACTAAGTGGGGGCCATGGGGGCAATCGCCCCGGGCCCCCGGGTTCAGGgaggcaaaaaaataaaaagcttcgCTCAAAACAGTtgacaaaaccaaatttaaaggTTCAAAGTAtatgaaactagctgacccggtaaacttcgttttaccttcttaagtataaatcgtaataaatgtttaatttcatctccACGTgcttaactgcatcgtgctcgcgaatagattcttatggaaatcggaacaaataaagttgaatttgtattgggacccccctttcatcaaaagtgagattcttgaaactattatacaaaccatctctgacccaaaaaaccctaggacaccaaatttcacttcattccgaccgaccgttcatacgtgatgttgttacaaagaaaacgccttcatttttatatataagatcccaagtaacaattttagctttattatggtcagcaaaatgtcgtttggaccatagcattaatcttcataaaaagctaaagcgcattctataacatcatctggactctaataaagccaaaatcaaaaggccctatcctaggaacgtcatcatgaccaatcattgttggtcatcaatattggtcaccaaagcttttaaaaagctattataaaacatgttaggaaattttgtttttttcgattctgtgagttctcggagttttatttttattttttccagcaaccataatggttgatgaatgatgattgcattattgagatatgatctggtaaaattaataaccaaaatatcaatgttttaaccatattatgagcctcttttgtactgccagtcaagattttaggtaaaatgtgtatgaaatagtatcttaaaataaatgcgcctcgttaaatctgatggtcaatcatgatggaattgatggaaaattggcctgaaaaaatattttccgatgcttgcattgtgaatccatcaacatggcgtcattttgtgcccttcgattttgcaaccaacatggcgtgagtcaattcatagttttattatggtttaatgatgaccccaaaaaaagctacgatttgacgtttctctcgcaagccaaccaattacacgctaaggacgagttcctcatttctgagttgttaatccttagtacagtaaatgaggacagacattttaaataaaaacggattggttgttaatcacccgtggaataaatcatgagttgaaggcaaatttcgttgtctaaagccatcttgaaatccaagatggcggcttccgctgatctttcaaatgttgtaaatgacttaaaatcgcatgaaaccccatcaatattggtattgggtgaaagggttaAACgattagaagtcgaatttcgctatcagacgccatcttgaaatccaagatggcggcatccgctgaacttttaatgctgtaaatgacaaaaagtcgcattaaacaacCACTATATGGGTATTGGTTGAAAAGGCCAAACTAGAAGAAGCCGGttttttcttttcgacgccatcttgaaatccaagatggcgtcttccgctgatatttgaaatgctgttaaacactgaaaatcgcatgaaactgtCACTGAGAATCGCATGAAaggcccacaatattggtatttggtgaaagggctaaactataagaagtcaaatttcgctatcggacgtcaacttgaaatccaagatggcggctttcactgaactttaaaatgctgttaaacactgaaaatcgcatgaaactcccacaatataggcattgtgtgaaaggaccaaacgagtagaagtcgaagttttctatcaacgtcttgaaattcaagatggcggcttccactgagctttaaaattctgcaaatgacTATAAACCGCacgaaagctttacaatattgttattcgttgaaagggataaactagaagaaccagaccctgattgttttggcaacccgctcgaacattttgtgttgttcaaatcgaacgattttttccccaactttgtttttactttgtACTACATTTttgatcatgtttttgatgcatttagcacttttcgtaTTTTGgcgatagtttttgttttttgccatttgctatttatgtcattgttttatgtctatcatgctaatatgtctaaattgtattgatcctattaaagcgaaaactataaggttatgttgtttctgttatttgtttgatttagggacatgtgccaaaatcggatgtttccaaaatcgaatgttgccaaaaacgctcggggtctgtattgtggttgcTTTGTGCGATTTTGGGTCACATACAGCATTTCAGAGCAAAGCGGAAAGAGAAAATCGactactactcgtttagcccttttacccaataccaaaGTGTTGAGGTTTCATACGATTATAAgtcatatacaacattttaaagttcaacggAAACCACCATCTTGAATTCGGATGGCGTCAAATAACGAACTTCGACTTTTACTGGTTCAtttctttcaactaatacccatattgtaagggtttgaggcgattttcagtcatttacagtattttcaagttgagtggtagccgccatcttggaatttaagatggcgacggacaacgaaattcgacttctactcgtttattactttcacctaataacaattttaataaggttactgatattttcagttatttacaactttgaaaattaaaagcggaagccgccatcttgtattaatgatggcgtcaagcaacaaattttgatcCTCCTATTTGAgctctttcactcaatactcatattgtagagttattcattccacttccgataattcgaagttttcatagatttttatatttttttattattttaa is a window encoding:
- the LOC129739800 gene encoding BTB/POZ domain-containing protein KCTD8, whose protein sequence is MDDFPAVVELNVGGTPYATALSTLRSEDGSWLQEIFGGSASGCPRDAQGRFFIDRDGTLFRYVLDYLREPAKFEMPTDFPERMRLRKEAEFYRLGGMVEAVTKDPGTITIGYRGSFQFGRDGLADVKFRKITRLLVCGRVAICREVFGDTLNESRDPDHGGPDRYTARFFLKHVFIEQAFDLLQERGFRCVGSCGSGTAGSITENLKPGVDSEENRWNHYNEFVFVRD